Proteins co-encoded in one Bacillus sp. FSL H8-0547 genomic window:
- a CDS encoding acyl-CoA dehydrogenase, producing the protein MNFSYSEKVVELQKQVISFMEEFVYPNEKKYEEQLNEQETRWSAIPPIMEELKAKAKERGLWNLFLPESEYGAGLTNLEYAPLCEIMGRSLLAPEVFNCAAPDTGNMEVLVRYGSDEQKEKWLKPLLAGEIRSCFSMTEPDVASADATNIEASIIRDGNEYVINGRKWWSSGAGDPRCKIAIFMGKSDFHAPKYEQQSMILVPLDTPGVTIERVLPVFGYDHAPHGHAEITFKDVRVPAENMLLGEGRGFEIAQGRLGPGRIHHCMRLIGAAERALEELCKRVQTREAFGKPISSQGVVREWIADSRIEIEQARLLTLKAAYMMDTVGNKQAKTEIAMIKVIAPNMALKVIDRAIQAFGAAGVSEDTPLAAQWAGARTLRIADGPDEVHRAQLARLELKKYDVNLQTV; encoded by the coding sequence TTGAATTTCTCGTATTCAGAAAAGGTAGTTGAGCTGCAGAAGCAGGTAATTTCTTTTATGGAAGAATTCGTCTATCCGAATGAAAAGAAATATGAAGAGCAATTAAATGAACAGGAAACGAGATGGTCTGCTATTCCTCCAATTATGGAGGAGCTGAAAGCCAAAGCAAAGGAACGGGGACTGTGGAACTTGTTCCTGCCTGAAAGCGAATATGGTGCCGGGCTGACAAATCTTGAATATGCTCCGCTCTGTGAGATTATGGGCCGTTCGCTGCTCGCTCCGGAAGTGTTCAACTGTGCCGCACCAGATACCGGAAACATGGAAGTGCTTGTGAGGTATGGATCGGATGAACAAAAAGAAAAATGGCTGAAACCGCTGCTTGCCGGCGAGATCCGTTCTTGCTTCTCCATGACAGAACCGGACGTTGCGTCAGCCGATGCGACAAATATTGAAGCGAGCATTATCCGCGATGGCAATGAGTATGTCATCAACGGGAGAAAATGGTGGTCCTCAGGTGCAGGCGATCCGCGCTGCAAGATTGCGATTTTTATGGGGAAATCCGATTTTCATGCTCCTAAATATGAACAGCAGTCTATGATTCTCGTGCCGCTCGATACTCCGGGAGTTACCATTGAAAGAGTCCTTCCTGTTTTCGGCTATGATCACGCTCCGCACGGCCACGCTGAAATTACGTTTAAAGATGTCCGCGTTCCTGCAGAAAATATGCTTCTTGGAGAAGGAAGAGGATTTGAGATTGCACAGGGACGTCTTGGCCCGGGCCGCATCCATCACTGCATGCGTTTAATAGGAGCTGCAGAACGTGCTCTTGAAGAATTATGTAAGCGTGTACAAACAAGAGAAGCCTTCGGCAAACCGATTTCAAGCCAGGGGGTTGTCAGAGAATGGATCGCTGATTCCCGGATTGAGATTGAGCAGGCCAGGCTGCTGACGCTGAAAGCCGCCTATATGATGGATACGGTCGGAAACAAACAGGCGAAAACGGAAATTGCCATGATTAAAGTGATTGCTCCAAACATGGCATTGAAAGTCATTGACCGCGCCATCCAGGCATTCGGAGCAGCTGGGGTCAGCGAAGATACACCGCTTGCGGCTCAGTGGGCAGGTGCAAGAACGCTCAGAATCGCCGACGGTCCTGATGAGGTTCACCGTGCACAGCTGGCAAGACTTGAACTGAAAAAATACGATGTGAATCTGCAGACCGTATAA
- a CDS encoding aminotransferase class I/II-fold pyridoxal phosphate-dependent enzyme, which translates to MSQYETPLFTGLKEHAKKDPVQFHIPGHKKGAGIDPEFRSFIGESALSIDLINIGPLDDLHSPKGMIKKAQELAAEAFGADYTFFSVQGTSGAIMTMVMAVCGPGDKILVPRNVHKSVMSAVVFSGATPIFIHPEIDKDLGISHGITTESVEHALEQHPDAKGLLVINPTYFGVSADLKKIVEISHSYNVPVLVDEAHGVHIHFHDDLPLSAMQAGADMAATSVHKLGGSMTQSSILNVREGLVSVQRVQTILSMLTTTSTSYLLLASLDVARKRLATEGRALAERAIQLANETRNRINAIDKIECIGEEIIGTKAAYDYDPTKLIISIKELGLNGYDVEKWLRENYNIEVEMSDLYNILCIITPGDTERETGILVEALQALSAQFAHASADKAKPEVMLPDIPVLALTPRDAFYADTEIVPFSESAGRIIAEFIMVYPPGIPIFIPGEIISEENLSYVRKNLEVGLPVQGPEDPELHYLRVIKEHRAIK; encoded by the coding sequence TTGTCGCAATATGAAACACCGTTATTTACAGGGCTCAAAGAACACGCAAAGAAAGATCCTGTACAATTCCATATTCCTGGACATAAAAAAGGAGCAGGCATTGACCCTGAATTCAGATCTTTTATCGGGGAATCTGCTTTATCTATAGATTTGATCAACATCGGCCCTCTGGATGATCTCCACTCTCCTAAAGGCATGATAAAAAAAGCCCAGGAACTCGCAGCAGAAGCATTCGGAGCTGATTATACATTCTTCTCTGTGCAGGGCACGAGCGGAGCCATCATGACCATGGTAATGGCCGTTTGCGGACCTGGAGATAAAATTCTTGTCCCGCGCAATGTTCATAAATCTGTTATGTCCGCTGTTGTTTTCTCAGGTGCAACACCGATCTTTATCCACCCTGAGATTGACAAAGACCTCGGCATTTCACACGGCATAACAACCGAATCTGTTGAACATGCGCTTGAGCAGCACCCTGATGCAAAAGGGCTGCTCGTCATCAACCCTACGTACTTTGGCGTTTCAGCTGATTTGAAAAAAATCGTAGAAATCTCCCATTCCTATAACGTGCCGGTCCTTGTCGATGAAGCACACGGCGTGCACATTCATTTTCATGATGACCTGCCGCTTTCAGCGATGCAGGCAGGCGCTGATATGGCTGCTACAAGTGTTCATAAGCTCGGCGGCTCAATGACCCAAAGTTCGATCCTCAATGTACGGGAAGGACTTGTTTCGGTTCAGAGAGTCCAGACAATCCTGAGCATGCTGACAACAACGTCCACTTCCTATCTGCTTCTTGCATCACTTGACGTTGCAAGAAAGAGGCTGGCCACAGAGGGACGCGCTCTTGCTGAAAGAGCGATACAGCTTGCCAATGAGACAAGAAACAGAATCAACGCGATTGATAAAATTGAATGCATCGGAGAAGAAATCATCGGCACAAAGGCTGCTTATGACTACGATCCGACGAAATTAATTATCTCCATTAAGGAACTCGGACTGAACGGCTACGATGTAGAAAAATGGCTGCGCGAAAACTATAACATCGAAGTGGAAATGTCCGATTTATACAACATTCTCTGCATCATCACACCTGGTGACACGGAAAGAGAAACCGGAATCCTCGTTGAAGCGCTGCAGGCGCTGTCCGCGCAATTTGCACACGCATCAGCTGATAAAGCAAAGCCGGAGGTCATGCTGCCGGATATTCCAGTATTAGCTTTAACGCCGCGTGACGCTTTCTACGCTGACACAGAAATCGTTCCATTCTCAGAATCTGCAGGCAGGATCATTGCAGAGTTTATCATGGTGTATCCTCCGGGGATTCCAATTTTCATTCCAGGAGAAATCATTTCAGAAGAGAATCTCTCATATGTGCGCAAAAATCTTGAAGTCGGTCTTCCCGTCCAGGGGCCGGAAGATCCGGAACTCCATTACCTGCGCGTAATCAAAGAGCATAGAGCAATTAAATAA
- a CDS encoding GapA-binding peptide SR1P — translation MGTIVCQTCNGTIDHFEDEKVSVLYGKCTSCDCQVLEREMTVIQGV, via the coding sequence ATGGGAACAATCGTCTGTCAAACCTGCAACGGAACAATCGATCATTTTGAAGATGAAAAGGTCAGTGTTTTGTACGGAAAATGCACAAGCTGCGATTGCCAAGTACTAGAGAGAGAAATGACAGTTATTCAAGGGGTTTAA
- a CDS encoding DUF3055 domain-containing protein: MNTLEKFYDDTEQANVRYVGFASSDLRYDMAIVYSGMFFGKPLVICLQTGKSVLLDSSDIEDLEFLMRTFRIETLQQAAELSDFFRDVIPSAQLTTQYE, translated from the coding sequence ATGAACACATTGGAAAAGTTTTATGATGATACCGAACAGGCGAATGTCAGGTATGTTGGTTTTGCTTCCAGTGATTTGAGGTACGATATGGCCATCGTGTATTCAGGCATGTTTTTTGGCAAACCGCTCGTCATCTGCCTTCAGACCGGAAAATCAGTTCTCCTTGACTCATCAGATATCGAAGACCTCGAATTCCTCATGCGCACCTTTCGGATTGAAACACTGCAGCAGGCAGCAGAACTGTCAGATTTCTTCCGTGACGTCATCCCTTCCGCCCAATTAACCACTCAATATGAATAG
- a CDS encoding DUF1885 family protein, translating to MASHAFIHLVEGSAQQTISLEQVEELFLYYKEITGKTGKQLQFDYDQSAFPYECTQKEGYLSLTSEERGYAKMYIGAGPVNEEAFSFLQITLPADSKYGDRNKANEFSKFLAKKLKGELTLFNGRKMYYYKR from the coding sequence ATGGCCTCACACGCTTTTATTCATTTAGTTGAAGGTTCTGCTCAGCAGACAATATCCCTTGAACAGGTTGAGGAGCTCTTTCTTTATTACAAAGAGATAACAGGCAAAACGGGCAAACAGCTGCAGTTTGACTATGACCAGTCAGCTTTTCCATACGAGTGCACTCAAAAGGAAGGGTATCTCTCCCTTACTTCTGAGGAGCGCGGCTATGCAAAAATGTATATTGGAGCAGGTCCCGTAAATGAAGAGGCCTTTTCATTTCTGCAAATTACCCTGCCGGCAGATTCGAAATACGGCGACAGAAATAAAGCAAATGAATTTTCAAAGTTTCTGGCAAAAAAACTAAAAGGGGAACTGACCTTATTCAATGGAAGGAAGATGTACTATTATAAACGATGA
- a CDS encoding polysaccharide deacetylase family protein, whose protein sequence is MRKALCMTAAAFLLAGCTASGTGGNKEENPPAEKKTVHEAGKEKPEPAADLESDKKAEQPAILDKTPKYKLDPANWSIKPLSPDVSPKAVLLTIDDAPDQYSVGMAQTLKKMGVKAIFFVNGHFLDTEEEKARLKEIYQLGFPIGNHTMTHSNLKDLTPSEQKSEIAGLNDLVEQITGERPRFFRAPFGSNTDESRKIAEEEKMVLMNWTYGYDWESDYQTKEALTEIMINTPYLTDGANLLMHDRKWTSEALSSIVTGLKQKGYEIADPDAIETPL, encoded by the coding sequence GTGAGAAAAGCACTCTGTATGACGGCAGCAGCTTTTTTGCTTGCAGGATGCACTGCATCAGGGACCGGCGGCAATAAAGAAGAAAATCCTCCTGCGGAAAAGAAAACGGTACATGAAGCAGGGAAGGAAAAACCAGAGCCTGCAGCGGATTTGGAATCAGATAAAAAGGCTGAACAGCCAGCCATATTGGATAAAACACCAAAATATAAACTTGATCCGGCAAATTGGTCAATTAAGCCTTTGAGTCCTGACGTCAGCCCGAAAGCGGTGCTTCTGACTATCGATGATGCTCCAGATCAGTACAGTGTGGGGATGGCACAGACATTGAAAAAGATGGGAGTAAAGGCGATCTTCTTTGTAAATGGTCATTTTCTGGATACGGAAGAGGAAAAAGCAAGACTAAAAGAGATTTATCAGCTTGGTTTCCCTATAGGAAATCATACAATGACCCATTCCAATCTTAAGGACCTGACCCCTTCAGAACAGAAAAGCGAAATTGCCGGTCTGAATGATCTTGTTGAGCAAATAACGGGTGAACGTCCCCGTTTTTTCAGAGCTCCGTTTGGAAGCAACACAGATGAAAGCAGAAAAATTGCGGAAGAGGAAAAGATGGTGCTGATGAACTGGACGTACGGCTACGACTGGGAAAGTGATTACCAGACAAAAGAAGCACTGACAGAAATCATGATCAATACTCCATACTTGACTGATGGTGCAAACTTGCTGATGCATGACCGCAAGTGGACAAGCGAAGCATTAAGCTCCATTGTGACAGGACTTAAGCAAAAAGGGTATGAAATTGCTGACCCTGATGCAATTGAAACTCCACTTTAG